In one Saccharibacillus brassicae genomic region, the following are encoded:
- a CDS encoding FtsX-like permease family protein: protein MNFPRFAFNNVRRNARAYFAYLLSSAFMVMIFFSFAVFIFHPAIEGSEMNRMTKAGMQAAEYVIFAFAFFFVLYSISVFLKSRNKEFGLLLMLGAKPGQLNRLVCLENLLIGAGAIFGGIGAGLLLSKLFLLLAARITETEELPFYWPVKAALLTTGAFALLFLVLSILTLLFVRKHNVLELIRGDAKPKKEPKASILLSLLGIALLVAGYMALQGEELEPAWIFIAAAAGIAGTYFFYSQLSVLFMRLLKRNRAFVWRRTNLLWISELAYKIKDNARILFLITVVTSIASMSAGFVLSLQQETQRRYADNPVSFELNVSDPEKLAADKSAVETFVSERGLNAGDYAQAEVRQMYVYMTGGAARELMTRLISASDYAKVSALWETPAFAAASGGGEALLLLPPVREGQRHPSAGDTVTLASGESSFAVTQTGGGAAFTAASGMPVLVVADGAFESVRQQLGEEASLSTHIYYVVPAWDRADTLSSDSREALIGAEMQRWWRGERGDSYSDRPISGSMDVRSASYLDFKQQVSIFGFIGVFVALMFSLSSASFLYFKLHAELTRDSQMYHALSKTGLSIGEMKKSATLQIALLFFIPIAVSAVQTFVVLNPILKFMSVGSITVPVLTTTAAFLAAQMLYFFIVRGRYLGRLKKVMV from the coding sequence ATGAACTTTCCTCGATTCGCGTTTAACAACGTGAGGCGCAACGCGCGCGCCTATTTCGCCTATTTGCTCAGCAGCGCGTTTATGGTCATGATCTTTTTCTCGTTTGCGGTGTTCATTTTCCATCCCGCGATCGAAGGCAGCGAGATGAACCGTATGACCAAAGCCGGCATGCAGGCCGCGGAATACGTCATTTTCGCGTTTGCGTTTTTCTTCGTGCTCTACTCGATCAGCGTGTTTCTCAAATCGCGCAACAAAGAGTTCGGCCTGCTGCTGATGCTCGGCGCCAAGCCGGGGCAGCTCAACCGCCTTGTGTGTCTGGAAAACCTGTTGATCGGAGCGGGGGCAATCTTCGGCGGCATTGGCGCGGGGCTGCTGCTGTCCAAGCTGTTCCTGCTGCTCGCCGCACGAATCACGGAGACGGAAGAACTGCCGTTCTACTGGCCGGTCAAAGCGGCTCTGCTGACGACCGGCGCGTTCGCGCTGCTGTTCCTCGTCCTCTCGATCCTGACGCTGCTGTTCGTGCGCAAGCACAACGTGCTCGAACTGATCCGCGGCGACGCCAAGCCCAAAAAAGAACCGAAAGCGTCGATCCTGCTGTCGCTGCTCGGCATCGCGCTGCTGGTCGCCGGGTATATGGCGCTGCAGGGCGAAGAACTCGAGCCGGCCTGGATCTTCATCGCGGCCGCAGCGGGCATCGCCGGCACGTATTTCTTCTATTCGCAGCTGTCCGTATTGTTCATGCGCCTGCTCAAACGCAATCGCGCCTTCGTCTGGCGGCGCACAAACCTGCTCTGGATCTCGGAGCTGGCGTACAAGATCAAGGACAACGCCCGAATCCTGTTCCTCATTACCGTCGTCACGTCGATCGCGTCGATGAGCGCCGGCTTCGTGCTGTCGCTTCAGCAGGAGACGCAGCGGCGGTACGCCGATAACCCGGTTTCGTTCGAATTGAACGTGAGCGATCCCGAGAAGCTGGCCGCGGACAAAAGCGCGGTGGAGACGTTCGTCTCCGAACGCGGGCTGAACGCCGGCGATTATGCCCAAGCCGAAGTCCGTCAGATGTACGTGTACATGACGGGCGGGGCGGCGAGAGAGCTGATGACGCGCCTGATCTCGGCTTCGGATTACGCCAAAGTGTCCGCGCTGTGGGAGACGCCTGCTTTTGCGGCGGCTTCCGGCGGCGGAGAAGCGCTGCTGCTGCTTCCGCCGGTCCGCGAAGGCCAACGACATCCGTCCGCAGGAGACACCGTGACGCTTGCAAGCGGCGAATCTTCGTTTGCGGTCACGCAGACCGGAGGCGGAGCGGCATTCACGGCCGCTTCCGGCATGCCGGTACTCGTCGTCGCCGACGGGGCGTTCGAATCGGTCCGGCAGCAGCTCGGCGAAGAAGCGAGCCTCAGCACGCATATCTATTACGTCGTTCCGGCGTGGGACCGGGCGGATACGCTGTCTTCCGACAGCCGCGAAGCTCTGATCGGTGCCGAGATGCAGCGCTGGTGGAGAGGAGAACGCGGCGACAGCTACAGCGACCGTCCGATCTCGGGCTCGATGGACGTGCGCAGCGCTTCGTATCTCGATTTCAAGCAGCAGGTGTCCATTTTCGGCTTTATCGGCGTGTTCGTGGCGCTGATGTTCTCGCTGTCGTCGGCCAGCTTCCTGTACTTCAAGCTGCATGCCGAGTTGACGCGCGACAGCCAAATGTACCATGCGCTATCCAAAACGGGCCTCAGCATCGGCGAGATGAAGAAATCCGCCACGCTGCAAATCGCGCTGCTCTTTTTCATTCCGATCGCGGTGTCCGCCGTCCAGACGTTCGTCGTGCTGAATCCGATCCTGAAATTCATGAGCGTCGGCAGCATCACGGTTCCGGTACTGACGACGACCGCAGCCTTCCTGGCGGCGCAGATGCTGTACTTCTTCATCGTGCGAGGCCGGTATTTGGGCAGGTTGAAGAAGGTAATGGTGTAA
- a CDS encoding sensor histidine kinase yields MKLFWRDQLPLLLFFAFQALLVPLLYWISGEERPPDIILYGLLLSAAVLAAYLAFRYAALRRLYTRLSHPDVPRSDRLEPLGESLLAEAVSELIRVYDRQYEEELAARRSAMERHVTFIGRWVHQMKTPLSVLQLSAREIEDEDLADSVAEELDRLRRGLEMVIYTSRLERFEHDFAAERVKLALPVREALAEQRRLFIARRMVPVVDVAEDAEVYTDAKWLQFILGQILTNAVQYTEGSGKKVFIRAYPRGPRLLLEIRDEGIGIVKEDLNRVLHPYFTGQRGRQYKESTGMGLYLVSEVCRHLDHRLELESEPGLGTTVRIEFREVPEQNLNANVRRH; encoded by the coding sequence GTGAAGCTGTTCTGGCGCGATCAGCTGCCGCTCCTGCTCTTCTTCGCGTTCCAGGCGCTGCTGGTGCCGCTGCTGTACTGGATCAGCGGCGAAGAACGGCCGCCGGATATCATCCTGTACGGCCTGCTGCTGAGCGCCGCCGTATTGGCGGCTTACCTGGCGTTTCGTTACGCGGCGCTGCGCCGGCTCTACACGCGGCTGTCGCATCCCGACGTGCCGCGGTCCGATCGCCTGGAGCCGCTCGGCGAGTCTCTGCTGGCCGAAGCGGTCTCCGAGCTGATTCGCGTCTACGACCGCCAATACGAAGAAGAACTCGCCGCGCGGCGCAGCGCGATGGAACGGCATGTCACGTTCATCGGCCGGTGGGTCCACCAGATGAAGACGCCGCTGTCCGTGCTGCAGCTCTCGGCGCGCGAGATCGAAGACGAAGATCTGGCGGACAGCGTCGCCGAAGAACTGGACCGTCTGCGCCGGGGGCTGGAGATGGTCATCTATACGTCGCGCCTGGAACGGTTCGAGCACGATTTCGCCGCGGAACGGGTCAAGCTGGCGCTGCCGGTGCGCGAAGCGCTGGCGGAGCAGCGGCGGCTGTTTATCGCGCGCCGCATGGTTCCGGTCGTCGACGTGGCGGAAGACGCGGAAGTGTACACGGACGCCAAATGGCTGCAGTTCATTCTGGGACAGATTCTGACCAATGCCGTGCAGTATACCGAAGGCAGCGGCAAAAAGGTGTTCATCCGCGCGTATCCGCGCGGGCCGCGCCTGCTGCTTGAGATTCGCGACGAAGGGATCGGGATTGTCAAGGAAGACCTGAACCGGGTATTGCATCCGTATTTCACCGGGCAGCGGGGACGGCAGTACAAGGAATCGACCGGCATGGGCCTGTATCTGGTCAGCGAAGTCTGCCGGCATCTGGACCACCGGCTCGAACTGGAGTCGGAGCCGGGACTCGGCACGACGGTACGCATCGAATTCCGCGAAGTGCCCGAACAGAATCTTAACGCGAATGTAAGGCGGCATTAA
- a CDS encoding ABC transporter ATP-binding protein, whose protein sequence is MNILEANGLNKVYPGKVSTQALTDIHLTIAEGEFVGVMGPSGSGKTTLLNMVSTIDVPSSGTVKIGGKDPYAMKRNELAKFRRRELGFVFQDFNLLDTLTVAENIVLPLTLDGVNLKEMDERLHTIADRLGIRDILGSRTYEISGGQRQRTAIARAVITRPSILLADEPTGALDSKASRVVMESLEGLNGHDRTTIMLVTHDPLAASYCHRIVFIKDGRLAAEIHRGDSRQAFFQKIIDTLSFWGGSAHELSSIRV, encoded by the coding sequence ATGAACATTTTGGAAGCAAACGGCTTGAACAAAGTCTATCCCGGCAAAGTATCCACCCAGGCGCTGACCGATATCCATCTGACGATCGCCGAGGGCGAATTCGTCGGCGTCATGGGACCGTCCGGCAGCGGCAAAACGACGCTGCTCAACATGGTCTCGACGATCGACGTCCCGAGTTCCGGCACGGTCAAGATCGGCGGCAAAGATCCGTACGCCATGAAAAGAAACGAGTTGGCCAAATTCCGGCGGCGCGAGCTCGGCTTCGTGTTCCAGGATTTCAACCTGCTGGACACGCTGACAGTCGCGGAAAATATCGTGCTGCCGCTGACACTCGACGGCGTGAACCTCAAAGAGATGGACGAGCGCCTGCATACGATCGCGGACCGGCTCGGCATCCGCGACATTCTCGGCAGCCGCACGTACGAAATCTCGGGCGGACAGCGCCAGCGGACAGCGATCGCAAGAGCCGTCATTACCCGGCCTTCGATTCTGCTGGCCGACGAACCGACCGGCGCGCTCGATTCGAAAGCGTCGCGCGTCGTGATGGAATCGCTGGAAGGCTTGAACGGGCACGACCGCACGACGATCATGCTCGTGACCCACGATCCGCTGGCGGCGAGCTACTGCCACCGCATCGTGTTTATCAAGGACGGACGGTTGGCCGCCGAGATTCATCGCGGAGACAGTCGCCAGGCCTTTTTCCAAAAAATTATCGATACTCTTTCTTTCTGGGGGGGCAGCGCGCATGAACTTTCCTCGATTCGCGTTTAA